From Phycisphaerae bacterium, the proteins below share one genomic window:
- a CDS encoding RNA polymerase sigma factor, protein MSPASDEQLLREFVAGRAASFELLVRRYAQELYQFVYRFTSDGAATDDVIQETFLQVHHSAAGFDPDRRFKPWLFTIAANKARDHLRRRGRLRELPIEARVNEGGESARRFVELFANSDLEADESLSVDERRRAVRKAVEQMPERLREVLILAYYANLPYRDIAEVANIPVGTVKSRLHAAVQSFRTAYERLVRAANSPDQQEEP, encoded by the coding sequence ATGTCCCCCGCATCGGACGAACAGCTTCTGCGCGAATTTGTCGCGGGCCGGGCCGCAAGCTTCGAGCTGCTTGTGCGCCGATATGCACAGGAGCTATATCAATTCGTTTATCGCTTTACATCAGACGGCGCAGCTACCGACGACGTCATCCAGGAAACGTTTCTCCAGGTACACCACTCTGCCGCCGGGTTTGACCCGGATCGGCGGTTCAAGCCGTGGCTGTTTACTATTGCTGCAAATAAGGCCCGCGATCATCTTCGCCGCCGGGGTCGCCTCCGTGAATTACCCATCGAGGCACGGGTCAACGAAGGCGGAGAGTCGGCACGCCGCTTCGTCGAGTTGTTCGCGAACAGCGATCTCGAGGCGGACGAGTCGTTGTCCGTGGACGAGCGCCGCCGCGCCGTCCGAAAGGCCGTCGAACAGATGCCGGAACGGCTCCGCGAAGTGTTGATCCTGGCGTATTACGCAAATCTTCCATATCGGGACATCGCCGAGGTGGCAAACATCCCCGTGGGGACGGTCAAGAGCCGTTTGCACGCGGCGGTGCAATCTTTCCGGACCGCCTACGAGAGGCTGGTGCGGGCGGCGAATTCACCCGATCAGCAGGAGGAGCCCTGA
- a CDS encoding GNAT family N-acetyltransferase, translated as MAKSKAALKTGQTVRDPSRTGKPVRRREDAGQARNVSVHVRSLVADDWAEVERLFGPRGACGGCWCMYWRLPRGGKLWDENKGEPNRRAFEKLVRGGGVYGCLAFVGEKPVGWCCVGPRRDFPRLERSRVLETDWSAGTWSVVCFYIAAGYRHRGVGSKLLRGAIAVAKAHGAREIEGYPVRPKHGSGAEIPAAFAWTGVEAMFESQGFTPLKGSSDSRAVYRKRFRTPAKR; from the coding sequence ATGGCGAAATCGAAGGCGGCGCTGAAAACAGGCCAAACCGTTCGCGACCCATCCCGCACGGGCAAACCAGTGCGTCGCCGAGAAGACGCAGGGCAGGCGCGCAATGTGTCCGTTCACGTTCGGTCGCTTGTCGCGGACGACTGGGCCGAGGTCGAACGGCTGTTTGGTCCGCGCGGGGCTTGCGGCGGATGCTGGTGCATGTATTGGCGGCTGCCGCGCGGCGGCAAGCTCTGGGACGAGAACAAGGGCGAGCCGAATCGGCGGGCCTTCGAGAAACTGGTTCGAGGCGGCGGCGTGTACGGTTGCCTGGCGTTTGTCGGCGAGAAACCGGTCGGCTGGTGCTGCGTCGGCCCTCGGAGGGATTTCCCGCGCCTGGAGCGCAGCCGGGTGCTCGAAACCGACTGGTCCGCGGGGACGTGGTCGGTGGTGTGCTTTTACATTGCGGCTGGATACCGGCATCGCGGTGTCGGCTCGAAATTGCTGCGGGGAGCGATTGCGGTGGCCAAGGCACACGGCGCACGCGAGATCGAGGGCTATCCGGTTCGTCCGAAGCACGGGTCGGGCGCCGAGATTCCCGCGGCGTTCGCGTGGACCGGCGTTGAGGCGATGTTCGAATCCCAAGGCTTCACGCCACTGAAAGGATCCTCCGATTCCCGCGCCGTGTATCGAAAGCGGTTCCGTACGCCCGCCAAGCGTTGA